From Chloroflexota bacterium, a single genomic window includes:
- a CDS encoding ABC transporter permease, with translation MATADTPTVKEALEGGDPGAARSEWGLAWRRFIRNKAAIAGGVVLIAIAIVAILADIIAPHSLNYYNPELFNSPPGEGGHLLGTDRVGRDVFTRVVHAPRISLRIGFLAVAIAASGGTLVGLVAGFVGGKVDWAISRVLDVMLAFPGILLAIVIVSTLGPGLNNALIALGIAAIPYYARVVRGATLSARELVYVRAARAVGMREARIMLRHVLPNVVSPIIIMATLGLASAIIAAAGLSFLGLGAEPPTPEWGLELAEGRRYLRTAPWVPMPHGIAIFITVMSLNLLGDGLREALDPQASAWTN, from the coding sequence GTGGCGACGGCTGACACCCCGACCGTCAAAGAAGCCCTTGAGGGCGGCGATCCGGGGGCCGCGCGCAGCGAGTGGGGCCTCGCGTGGCGGCGATTCATTCGCAACAAGGCGGCCATCGCCGGCGGCGTGGTGCTCATCGCCATTGCCATCGTCGCGATCCTGGCCGATATCATCGCGCCCCATTCGCTGAACTACTACAACCCGGAGCTGTTCAATTCCCCGCCGGGTGAGGGCGGGCACCTCCTGGGCACGGACCGAGTGGGACGCGACGTGTTCACTCGCGTGGTGCACGCGCCGCGCATCTCGCTGCGCATTGGATTCCTGGCGGTAGCCATAGCCGCCTCCGGCGGCACGCTGGTGGGCTTGGTCGCCGGATTCGTGGGCGGCAAGGTCGACTGGGCGATCAGTCGCGTGCTGGACGTGATGCTGGCGTTTCCCGGCATCCTGCTGGCCATCGTCATCGTCTCCACGCTGGGGCCCGGCCTCAACAACGCGCTGATCGCGTTGGGGATCGCGGCCATTCCCTACTACGCGCGGGTCGTGCGCGGCGCCACGCTTTCCGCGCGCGAGCTGGTGTATGTGCGCGCGGCGCGAGCCGTGGGTATGCGCGAGGCGCGCATCATGCTGCGCCACGTGCTCCCCAACGTGGTGAGCCCCATCATCATCATGGCCACGCTTGGCCTGGCGTCGGCGATTATCGCCGCCGCCGGGTTGAGCTTTCTCGGCCTCGGCGCCGAGCCGCCGACGCCCGAATGGGGTCTGGAGCTCGCCGAGGGTCGCCGCTACCTCCGCACGGCGCCGTGGGTGCCGATGCCCCACGGCATTGCGATATTCATCACCGTCATGTCGCTGAATCTGCTGGGCGACGGACTCCGAGAGGCCCTCGACCCACAGGCCAGCGCCTGGACCAACTGA
- a CDS encoding cupin domain-containing protein, producing the protein MPFVDPADHPEIELAPGARARTPYGERVMLSRLELDEGSVVPLHQHPHEQAGMLLEGEMELTIGDETRLCRPGDMFIIPGGVLHRARTVKGPALVLDIFSPPREDYVELANRYIPPSD; encoded by the coding sequence ATGCCATTCGTTGACCCCGCCGATCATCCCGAAATCGAGCTTGCCCCGGGCGCACGGGCGCGCACACCGTATGGCGAGCGGGTGATGCTGTCGCGCCTGGAGCTGGACGAAGGCAGCGTGGTGCCGTTGCATCAGCATCCGCACGAGCAGGCCGGCATGCTGCTCGAAGGCGAGATGGAGCTGACCATCGGCGACGAGACCCGGCTTTGCCGCCCTGGGGACATGTTCATCATCCCCGGCGGCGTGCTGCACCGCGCGCGCACGGTGAAGGGCCCCGCACTGGTTCTCGACATCTTCAGTCCGCCGCGCGAAGATTATGTCGAGTTGGCCAACCGATACATACCCCCGAGCGACTAA
- a CDS encoding ABC transporter permease — protein sequence MGKYIAIRVLAAVPVLIGVLVIVFVLLRLIPGDPVSLLLESRGESSIFTSRIPLEAVEQLRDSYHLNDPIPVQFALYARDVVVGDFGRSFQTNQQVGDLIKELFPETLKLTMAGMGVALLVGLVSGIVSAIRHHTWVDYSGQVVAVFGVSVPDFFFGLVLIYIFSVNLRWLPALGQDRPEGMIMPAITLGVSAAAIIARMTRSSMLDVMSRDFVRTARAKGLRESAVVIRHALKNSLIPVITIVGLQFGSLLTGAIVVEVVFTRQGLGFELVEAVQRRNYPVVQALVMLASLVYVAVNIIVDVLYTYIDPRVRLQT from the coding sequence ATGGGCAAATACATTGCAATCCGGGTGCTGGCCGCGGTGCCGGTGCTCATCGGAGTATTGGTAATCGTATTTGTCCTCCTGCGCCTGATCCCCGGCGATCCGGTGTCGCTGCTGCTCGAGTCGCGCGGCGAATCGTCGATCTTCACCAGCCGCATTCCGCTCGAAGCGGTCGAGCAGCTCCGAGATTCCTACCACCTCAACGACCCCATTCCGGTGCAGTTCGCGCTGTATGCCCGGGATGTGGTGGTGGGTGATTTCGGCCGCTCGTTCCAGACGAATCAGCAGGTCGGGGACCTCATCAAGGAGCTATTCCCCGAGACGTTGAAGCTCACGATGGCCGGGATGGGCGTCGCCCTGCTGGTGGGGCTGGTCTCGGGAATAGTGTCGGCGATCCGACACCACACCTGGGTTGATTATTCGGGACAGGTCGTGGCCGTGTTTGGCGTCTCGGTGCCGGACTTCTTTTTCGGTCTCGTCCTGATTTACATATTCAGCGTCAATCTTCGTTGGCTGCCGGCCTTGGGGCAGGATAGGCCCGAAGGGATGATCATGCCGGCGATCACGCTCGGCGTCAGCGCCGCCGCGATCATTGCCCGGATGACTCGCTCGTCCATGCTCGACGTCATGAGCCGCGACTTTGTGCGGACGGCTCGCGCCAAGGGGCTGCGTGAATCGGCGGTCGTGATCCGGCATGCACTCAAGAACAGCCTGATTCCGGTCATCACCATCGTCGGCTTGCAGTTCGGGAGCCTACTGACGGGTGCAATCGTCGTCGAGGTCGTGTTCACCCGCCAGGGCCTCGGCTTCGAGTTGGTGGAGGCTGTGCAGCGCCGGAACTATCCGGTGGTGCAAGCGCTGGTCATGTTGGCGTCGCTGGTCTATGTCGCCGTCAACATCATCGTCGACGTGCTCTATACCTATATCGATCCGCGCGTGCGGCTTCAGACGTAG
- a CDS encoding baseplate J/gp47 family protein has translation MREPVFERLDELDGARPVRTYRHWERNDHPLRLLAPAAAAVVGVAAVWIVMAFWIWPSSTVVVSPLATHVPITVDVRIDPELSEVDVEARAIPGTIVSAVSDGSMSMPTTGRRREPVEFARGRITLRNRTREAVVAPRNTRVRTQQGTSFLTDAEVLVPPTVEIVGQTVPGEATVSVTAENPGTTGNVRALAIVAVDGLEAETLDVFNSQPISGAAEREIALVSQRDIDELDRVLVERLQSAAVEELRRDRPEQHTLVVWSPEAGNPEVVRKDFSADVDQLAAVLQLDLEVRASGTLFANDDLERIIVNGLASGGADVEFDEIHVLRTEILDESFGWLHMRIEAVGESVAKLDTNAIRGTLAGTSLDDGAVALNRQSQIAAWRMSHDPPDTENFPRWGWRIDVQVTEPTAIPAG, from the coding sequence ATGCGCGAACCCGTGTTCGAGCGCCTCGACGAGCTCGACGGCGCGCGGCCGGTGCGCACGTATCGCCACTGGGAGCGCAACGACCATCCCCTGCGTCTGCTGGCGCCCGCGGCCGCGGCGGTGGTTGGCGTCGCCGCGGTTTGGATCGTCATGGCCTTTTGGATCTGGCCCTCGTCGACCGTTGTGGTGTCTCCGCTGGCGACGCACGTGCCGATCACCGTTGACGTGCGCATCGATCCCGAGCTGTCCGAGGTTGACGTCGAGGCGCGCGCCATTCCCGGCACGATCGTGTCCGCCGTCAGCGACGGCTCCATGTCCATGCCCACCACCGGCAGGCGCCGGGAGCCCGTGGAGTTCGCTCGTGGGCGCATCACCTTGAGGAATCGCACCCGCGAAGCCGTTGTCGCTCCTCGCAATACTCGAGTTCGAACCCAGCAGGGCACGAGCTTTCTCACGGACGCCGAAGTGCTCGTGCCGCCGACGGTGGAAATCGTCGGCCAGACGGTTCCCGGTGAGGCGACCGTGAGCGTGACGGCGGAAAACCCCGGCACGACGGGCAACGTGCGCGCGCTGGCGATTGTGGCCGTCGATGGACTGGAGGCGGAGACGCTTGATGTCTTCAATTCGCAGCCGATTTCGGGGGCGGCGGAGCGGGAGATCGCGCTGGTTTCCCAGCGGGACATCGACGAACTCGACCGTGTCTTGGTGGAGCGGCTGCAAAGCGCGGCGGTGGAGGAGCTTCGACGCGACCGCCCCGAGCAACACACGCTCGTTGTATGGTCGCCGGAAGCCGGCAATCCCGAGGTGGTGCGGAAGGACTTCAGCGCCGACGTGGATCAGCTCGCGGCGGTGCTGCAGTTGGACCTGGAAGTGCGCGCGAGCGGGACGCTTTTCGCCAACGATGACTTGGAGCGGATTATTGTCAACGGCCTCGCGAGCGGTGGCGCGGATGTCGAATTCGACGAGATCCATGTCCTGCGAACCGAAATCCTCGACGAGTCATTTGGCTGGCTGCACATGCGCATCGAGGCGGTTGGCGAATCGGTGGCGAAACTCGATACCAACGCCATTCGCGGCACGTTGGCCGGCACGAGCCTCGACGACGGGGCGGTGGCTCTGAATCGGCAGTCGCAGATTGCCGCCTGGCGGATGTCGCATGATCCACCTGACACCGAAAACTTCCCACGTTGGGGCTGGCGCATCGATGTCCAGGTCACGGAGCCGACGGCCATCCCGGCGGGCTGA
- a CDS encoding DegV family protein, with amino-acid sequence MAVKIVTDSTAYLPRSLLDEHGIEVVPLHVHFGTDDFTDGVDITPTEFFTMLESRPEHPTTSQPAPAAVMDIYERCGADGSAIVSIHLSAKLSGTLESARLASDQLPDVDVHLVRNDLPPIGVGLLAVEAAQAANSGASAEAVVELVNELGARTHVAFVVPTLEYLRRGGRIGGAQAFVGSILSFKPVLHVEDGEVQPVIRVRSFTKARRALVDYVRERAPNGLQAISVMHVGADDMYAALEADIQREFDVSAALLPGIEMGPVIATHTGRGAFGVAFIANP; translated from the coding sequence ATGGCAGTCAAGATCGTGACCGACAGCACGGCGTATTTGCCGCGGAGCCTCCTCGACGAGCACGGCATCGAAGTGGTGCCGCTGCACGTGCACTTCGGCACCGATGACTTCACCGACGGCGTCGACATCACGCCGACCGAATTCTTCACCATGCTGGAGAGCCGGCCCGAGCATCCAACCACCTCGCAGCCGGCGCCGGCCGCCGTCATGGATATCTATGAACGCTGTGGGGCGGACGGCAGCGCCATTGTGTCCATCCATCTATCGGCCAAGCTGAGCGGCACGCTCGAATCGGCACGCTTGGCTTCAGATCAGCTGCCCGACGTGGATGTGCACTTGGTCCGCAACGATCTACCGCCGATTGGCGTCGGCTTGCTGGCGGTGGAGGCGGCGCAGGCCGCCAACAGCGGCGCCAGCGCCGAGGCGGTGGTGGAGCTTGTGAACGAACTGGGCGCGCGCACGCATGTGGCGTTCGTGGTCCCCACGTTGGAGTACCTGCGCCGGGGCGGCCGCATTGGCGGAGCTCAGGCCTTTGTGGGTTCCATCCTGAGCTTCAAGCCGGTGCTGCACGTGGAGGACGGAGAGGTGCAACCCGTCATCCGGGTGCGGTCCTTCACCAAGGCTCGACGCGCGCTGGTGGACTACGTGCGGGAACGTGCGCCAAACGGCCTGCAGGCCATCTCGGTGATGCACGTGGGGGCTGACGACATGTACGCCGCGCTGGAAGCCGACATCCAACGCGAGTTCGACGTGTCGGCGGCACTGCTGCCGGGAATCGAGATGGGACCGGTGATCGCCACGCACACGGGCCGCGGCGCATTCGGCGTCGCGTTCATCGCCAACCCGTAG
- the ruvX gene encoding Holliday junction resolvase RuvX, which produces MSRSRSRRPSRRAEPAEPPPPRNRRIIGLDLGSRRIGVAISDAAGGFVAHRRVIERRDLARDRAAVTTITDDYPNATILVGLPLSLDGSDGPQAARTRRWARQLLADQWDSVVLRDERLTTAAARERSGERPIDAVAAEVLVQDFLNDRGAW; this is translated from the coding sequence ATGTCCAGGTCACGGAGCCGACGGCCATCCCGGCGGGCTGAGCCTGCCGAGCCGCCGCCACCGCGCAACCGGCGCATCATTGGCCTTGACCTGGGATCGCGCCGCATAGGCGTGGCGATTTCCGACGCGGCGGGTGGATTCGTGGCCCATCGGCGTGTCATCGAGCGGCGGGATCTGGCGCGCGATCGGGCCGCCGTGACGACAATCACGGATGACTATCCCAACGCTACGATTCTGGTCGGTCTGCCGTTATCGTTGGATGGAAGCGATGGGCCTCAGGCGGCGCGGACGCGCCGGTGGGCCCGCCAACTGCTTGCGGATCAGTGGGACTCGGTCGTGCTGCGCGACGAGCGGCTCACCACGGCCGCCGCGCGGGAGCGGTCGGGCGAGCGTCCCATCGATGCCGTGGCCGCCGAGGTGCTGGTGCAGGACTTTCTCAATGATCGGGGAGCCTGGTGA
- the argG gene encoding argininosuccinate synthase, with product MALAASGGLDSCTITRWLVEEGVGVVSLTADLGQPDEANIDDIPERMRAAGAEDAVLVDARDALARAGLEVIQTQAKYEGGYWNTTGIARHVTVQALLPEVQRRDITVFGHGATGRGNDQVRFQLVTNMLAPGIQVYAPWRDTEFLEQFPGRREMIVYCEREEIPIRATLDKPYSTDANLLGLTHEAGQLEELETPAQFVRPEMGVFPHEAPEDGERVAIRFEQGVPTAIDGRPVTPREAIEQANAIGGRHGVGIGLHVVENRFVGIKSRGVYEAPAMELLGTCYAYLQQLILDRRARSVFDQASAQLARQVYEGYWFDLASSAMRRSVETFTKLTTGTIVVDVYRGHVAYASAHDVPHSLYSDASSMEGVGDFDHRDSEGFLGVLGVSARALSTQGHIDSDE from the coding sequence ATGGCGCTGGCCGCGTCCGGCGGGCTGGACAGTTGCACCATCACGCGTTGGTTGGTCGAGGAGGGAGTGGGAGTCGTTTCCCTCACGGCCGATCTGGGCCAGCCGGATGAGGCGAACATCGACGACATCCCCGAGCGCATGCGAGCCGCGGGCGCCGAGGACGCGGTTCTGGTCGATGCCCGCGACGCGTTGGCCCGGGCCGGTCTGGAGGTCATCCAAACGCAAGCCAAGTACGAAGGTGGCTATTGGAACACGACCGGCATCGCGCGGCATGTCACGGTGCAGGCCCTGCTGCCCGAGGTCCAGCGGCGCGATATCACCGTGTTCGGCCACGGCGCCACCGGCCGCGGCAATGACCAGGTGCGGTTTCAGCTGGTCACCAACATGCTCGCGCCCGGGATTCAGGTCTATGCCCCGTGGCGCGACACGGAGTTCCTGGAGCAGTTTCCGGGTCGTCGGGAGATGATCGTCTACTGCGAGCGGGAGGAAATCCCGATCCGCGCGACGCTCGACAAGCCCTACTCAACCGACGCGAATCTCCTTGGCCTGACTCACGAGGCCGGCCAGCTTGAGGAGTTGGAAACCCCAGCCCAATTCGTGCGCCCGGAGATGGGCGTCTTTCCCCACGAAGCACCGGAGGATGGTGAGCGAGTCGCGATTCGCTTCGAGCAGGGCGTTCCCACGGCTATCGACGGTCGGCCGGTGACGCCGCGTGAAGCCATCGAGCAGGCCAATGCCATCGGCGGCCGCCATGGCGTGGGCATAGGTCTGCATGTGGTGGAGAACCGCTTCGTCGGCATCAAGTCACGCGGCGTCTATGAGGCGCCGGCGATGGAGCTGCTCGGCACGTGTTACGCCTATCTCCAGCAGCTCATCCTGGACCGGCGCGCGCGGTCCGTCTTCGACCAGGCGTCGGCGCAGCTTGCGCGACAGGTGTACGAGGGCTACTGGTTCGACCTCGCCAGCAGCGCCATGCGTCGATCCGTGGAGACGTTCACGAAGCTGACGACGGGCACGATCGTCGTCGACGTCTATCGGGGCCACGTCGCCTACGCCAGCGCGCACGATGTGCCGCACTCGCTCTACAGCGACGCCTCGAGCATGGAAGGCGTGGGCGATTTCGATCACCGCGACTCGGAAGGTTTT
- a CDS encoding Xaa-Pro peptidase family protein, which yields MSGGEPVDGDRAARVQSRLAGLDVDVLLVHGAANRRYLSGFTGSAGVLLIGADHRVLVTDFRYTVQARDQAPAFSVVEAAEPLEGLADAVAASGATRVGFEPEHVTYAGFQKLEARLAELTPPVRLVPVEAVAEQLRVIKDAGELDVIREAVRIADEVMARAAAWIEPGVTERALANRLEAAMRDLGAQGPAFDTIVAAGPNAAMAHHQPGNHPIAAGEPVIVDLGARLRGYCSDITRTFIAGPADETFRRIYDLVLEAQLAAEAGIRAGMSGRDADALARDPIAAAGHGGDFGHGTGHGVGLEIHESPRLSTRSDDTLATGMVTSVEPGIYLPEWGGVRIEDLVLVQDDGVEVLTQTAK from the coding sequence GTGAGCGGAGGTGAACCGGTGGATGGAGACCGAGCGGCGAGGGTGCAGTCGCGACTCGCCGGCTTGGACGTGGACGTGCTGCTCGTTCACGGCGCCGCCAATCGTCGTTATCTCAGCGGATTCACCGGCAGCGCCGGCGTCTTGCTTATCGGCGCGGATCATCGTGTGCTCGTGACCGACTTTCGCTACACGGTGCAGGCGCGCGACCAAGCCCCGGCGTTCAGCGTGGTCGAAGCGGCCGAGCCTCTCGAGGGCCTGGCGGACGCCGTGGCGGCCTCCGGCGCGACGCGCGTCGGCTTCGAGCCCGAGCACGTCACCTATGCCGGGTTTCAGAAGCTGGAGGCGCGACTCGCCGAGCTCACGCCTCCGGTGCGCCTCGTGCCCGTTGAGGCTGTCGCGGAGCAGCTTCGCGTGATCAAGGATGCGGGTGAACTCGACGTGATTCGCGAAGCCGTGCGCATCGCCGACGAGGTGATGGCGCGGGCCGCGGCGTGGATCGAGCCGGGCGTGACCGAACGCGCGCTGGCGAATCGACTCGAGGCCGCCATGCGCGACCTCGGCGCCCAGGGCCCGGCCTTCGACACGATCGTTGCCGCCGGGCCGAACGCGGCCATGGCCCACCACCAGCCGGGGAACCACCCCATCGCCGCAGGTGAGCCCGTGATTGTCGACCTTGGAGCGCGACTCAGGGGCTACTGCTCGGACATCACGCGAACGTTCATCGCCGGCCCGGCGGACGAGACGTTTCGGCGAATCTACGATCTTGTGCTGGAGGCGCAGCTGGCCGCGGAAGCCGGAATCCGTGCCGGCATGTCGGGACGGGACGCCGACGCGTTGGCCCGGGACCCGATCGCGGCGGCGGGCCACGGCGGTGACTTCGGCCATGGCACGGGGCACGGCGTGGGCCTGGAGATTCACGAGTCCCCGCGACTCTCGACGCGATCGGACGATACGCTGGCGACCGGCATGGTCACGTCGGTGGAACCGGGTATCTATCTGCCGGAGTGGGGTGGTGTGAGGATTGAGGATCTCGTGCTCGTGCAAGACGACGGTGTCGAAGTGCTGACGCAGACGGCAAAATGA
- the mltG gene encoding endolytic transglycosylase MltG, with the protein MRAIGLLIQAFVVVLLSIGAVAYLGFNVVSRFAESPAPVAAQTVQFTIPPGATTSDIGRALQRDGLIRSDLLFRLLVDRRGLDGRLRQGVYLLRQDMSLDEILTLFEAGQPAEQTVTFPEGFRIEEMADRLDEQTHIAGQDFLGIARNQVAELANEFPFLRGIPPGVSLEGYLFPDTYQINAGTTAGDLVRTMLRRFDDIVTVDMRSSAAARGWDLHALITVASVVEREARIDEEYALVAGVFANRLATGIPLQADPTVQYALGRTEGGRGWWKPDLTTADFRVDSLYNTYLHSGLMPGPIANPGLKSIAATANPAETPYIFFVAKGDGSHAFSVTLEEHERNIAQYRALP; encoded by the coding sequence GTGAGAGCCATTGGGCTGCTCATTCAGGCGTTTGTCGTCGTGCTGCTGTCGATTGGCGCGGTGGCTTATTTGGGCTTCAACGTCGTGAGCCGGTTCGCGGAGTCGCCGGCCCCGGTGGCGGCGCAAACGGTGCAGTTCACCATTCCGCCGGGGGCCACGACCAGCGACATCGGCCGCGCGCTGCAGCGCGACGGCCTGATCCGCAGCGATCTGCTGTTTCGTCTCCTGGTCGATCGGCGGGGCCTCGATGGGCGCTTGCGACAGGGCGTATATCTCCTGCGGCAGGACATGTCGTTGGACGAGATTCTGACCTTGTTCGAGGCCGGGCAGCCCGCGGAGCAGACGGTGACGTTTCCGGAAGGCTTTCGCATTGAGGAAATGGCGGATCGGCTCGACGAGCAAACCCACATTGCCGGCCAGGATTTCTTGGGGATCGCGCGCAACCAGGTTGCCGAGCTTGCGAACGAGTTTCCCTTCCTGCGCGGCATCCCACCCGGAGTGTCGCTCGAAGGCTATCTGTTTCCCGATACCTACCAGATCAACGCCGGGACCACTGCCGGCGATTTGGTCCGCACCATGCTGCGGCGCTTCGATGACATCGTGACCGTCGACATGCGATCGTCGGCGGCGGCCCGCGGCTGGGATTTGCACGCCCTCATCACCGTCGCGTCGGTCGTGGAGCGCGAGGCGCGAATCGATGAGGAGTACGCGTTGGTGGCCGGCGTCTTCGCCAATCGACTGGCGACGGGGATCCCGCTCCAGGCGGACCCCACGGTGCAATACGCCCTGGGACGCACCGAAGGTGGGCGCGGATGGTGGAAACCCGACCTCACCACCGCCGATTTTCGCGTGGACTCGCTGTACAACACCTACCTCCACTCCGGGCTGATGCCGGGGCCGATTGCCAACCCCGGACTCAAGTCGATTGCCGCCACCGCCAACCCGGCCGAAACGCCGTATATCTTCTTCGTCGCCAAGGGCGATGGATCGCATGCGTTTTCCGTGACGCTCGAGGAACACGAGCGCAACATCGCCCAGTATCGAGCTCTGCCGTGA
- the efp gene encoding elongation factor P translates to MVDPGELRRGNVVRIDGKLLEVVEHQHQKIGRGSAQTKLRLRDIVNQTTSDRVFQASQRFERVRLDVDPAQFLYRSSDAFHFMNMETYEEVALSAAEVGSAADYLVDGLELELTTFEGRTIGLELPVAVDMAVAHTEPGVRGDTATAASKPATMSTGLQIDVPLFISTGDVIRVDTRTGEYSTRVGQA, encoded by the coding sequence ATGGTTGACCCTGGCGAGTTGCGTCGCGGCAATGTCGTGCGGATCGACGGGAAGCTCTTGGAGGTCGTCGAGCACCAGCATCAGAAGATCGGCCGCGGCAGCGCGCAGACCAAGCTCAGGCTGCGCGACATCGTCAACCAGACGACCTCCGATCGCGTGTTTCAAGCGAGTCAGCGCTTCGAGCGCGTGCGGCTGGATGTTGATCCGGCACAGTTCCTGTACCGGAGTTCCGACGCCTTTCACTTCATGAACATGGAGACGTACGAGGAGGTCGCGCTCAGCGCCGCCGAGGTCGGATCCGCCGCGGACTATCTGGTCGACGGATTGGAGCTCGAGCTGACGACGTTCGAAGGCCGCACCATCGGGCTCGAGCTGCCGGTGGCTGTTGATATGGCGGTTGCGCACACGGAGCCTGGCGTCCGCGGGGACACCGCGACGGCGGCGTCGAAGCCGGCCACCATGAGCACTGGCCTGCAAATTGATGTGCCGCTCTTCATCAGCACCGGCGACGTCATTCGCGTGGATACCCGTACCGGCGAATACAGCACGCGCGTCGGGCAGGCGTGA
- a CDS encoding ABC transporter substrate-binding protein, whose amino-acid sequence MAKSLSRRDVMRLGALGLAGGVGAAALAACGEGEVEIRTVEVEKIVTVTEIKEVPVETVVEKEVVKEVEVQKVVTQEVERVVEREKIVEKVVEVPQETQVAGVFEIGPVKAVRFGNYRDLTPYNPQYGGKITHAAPGAINNLDPLHFPDAWSLMGGGQPLFDALIAHGPGGQLAPWLATDWTVSDDLLTYTFQLRNDVQFHDGTPFNAEAAKFNFELWMDPDMNPGWNANIGNQLASVSAPGDFTLEMTLNEVNVFFLDLLAGGSAVFASPKAVAEYGEDLTRNPVSTGPYKFKEWKENISLTMVRNDDYNWGPPWALNQGPAFADEWTSFELTDVSAKVAAYEAEELSWMHHYSLTELQPFFGSPAHQVFIGLGPGQPWYLQTNTINFPTDDLAVRKALIHATDRGTVTRSVTLGFGALAGSLLTPGTVGYNPDLDGYYDFNIEKANQILDEAGYARGDGGFRYDSGGQLLEVSFPDTPNPFSQPYKLNIENAIGISVATPNMEWGTAVEQYLQKMHTHKWQGGVGLEGGLVLDTVYHSRNFGVPGNRAYTWLVDEEIDSLLDAVRTEPDQAKRAQMTNRVHTILMEQAVGIPLVEWGSLFPANTAKVGGRVFHTILTSPYPFDLYSTEG is encoded by the coding sequence ATGGCGAAATCTTTAAGCAGGCGTGACGTGATGCGCCTCGGAGCGCTTGGTCTCGCAGGTGGCGTCGGCGCCGCGGCGCTGGCCGCGTGCGGCGAGGGCGAGGTCGAGATCCGCACGGTTGAGGTAGAGAAGATCGTCACCGTCACCGAGATCAAAGAAGTCCCGGTCGAAACGGTGGTCGAAAAGGAAGTCGTCAAGGAAGTCGAAGTCCAGAAGGTCGTGACTCAAGAGGTTGAGAGGGTCGTCGAGCGGGAGAAGATCGTCGAGAAGGTCGTAGAGGTGCCGCAGGAGACGCAGGTCGCCGGCGTCTTCGAAATCGGCCCCGTCAAGGCGGTGCGATTCGGCAACTACCGCGACCTCACGCCCTACAACCCGCAGTACGGTGGCAAGATCACCCACGCGGCGCCGGGCGCGATCAACAACCTCGACCCGCTGCACTTTCCTGACGCGTGGTCGCTCATGGGCGGCGGTCAGCCGCTCTTCGACGCGCTGATCGCCCATGGTCCAGGCGGGCAGCTGGCGCCGTGGCTGGCGACGGACTGGACAGTCTCGGACGACTTGCTGACCTACACCTTCCAGCTTCGCAACGACGTGCAGTTCCACGACGGGACGCCGTTCAACGCCGAGGCCGCCAAGTTCAACTTCGAGCTGTGGATGGACCCGGACATGAACCCCGGCTGGAACGCCAACATTGGCAACCAGCTGGCCAGCGTGTCGGCGCCGGGTGACTTTACGCTCGAGATGACGCTCAACGAGGTCAACGTCTTCTTCCTGGACCTCCTGGCCGGCGGCTCCGCCGTGTTTGCATCGCCGAAAGCCGTGGCGGAATACGGTGAAGACCTCACGCGAAACCCCGTAAGTACCGGACCGTACAAGTTCAAGGAGTGGAAAGAGAACATTTCCCTCACCATGGTCCGGAACGACGACTACAACTGGGGTCCGCCGTGGGCGCTCAACCAAGGTCCGGCCTTTGCCGATGAGTGGACGTCGTTCGAGCTGACCGACGTGTCGGCCAAGGTGGCGGCTTACGAGGCTGAAGAGCTGAGCTGGATGCACCACTACAGCCTCACCGAGCTGCAGCCCTTCTTCGGGAGTCCGGCGCACCAGGTCTTCATCGGGCTTGGTCCGGGACAGCCGTGGTACTTGCAGACCAACACCATTAACTTCCCGACTGATGACTTGGCGGTTCGCAAGGCGCTGATCCACGCCACCGACCGCGGCACGGTGACGCGCAGCGTCACGCTGGGCTTCGGCGCGCTGGCGGGCAGCCTGCTCACGCCGGGAACCGTCGGCTATAACCCGGACCTGGATGGCTACTACGACTTCAACATCGAGAAGGCCAACCAGATCCTCGATGAGGCCGGCTACGCGCGCGGGGATGGCGGCTTCCGCTACGACTCCGGTGGTCAACTCTTGGAAGTCTCATTCCCCGACACGCCGAATCCGTTCTCGCAGCCCTACAAGCTCAACATCGAGAACGCGATCGGCATTTCGGTGGCCACGCCCAACATGGAGTGGGGCACCGCCGTCGAGCAATACCTGCAAAAGATGCACACCCACAAGTGGCAGGGCGGCGTGGGGCTTGAGGGCGGCTTGGTGCTTGACACGGTCTATCACTCGCGAAACTTCGGGGTGCCGGGCAACCGGGCCTACACCTGGCTCGTCGACGAGGAGATCGACAGCTTGCTCGACGCTGTGCGCACCGAGCCCGACCAGGCCAAGCGCGCGCAGATGACGAATCGTGTGCACACGATTCTGATGGAGCAGGCCGTCGGTATTCCGCTGGTCGAGTGGGGTTCGCTATTCCCGGCCAACACGGCCAAGGTCGGCGGACGCGTGTTCCACACGATCCTGACCTCGCCGTACCCCTTCGACCTCTACTCGACCGAGGGCTAG